Within the Kitasatospora sp. NBC_00315 genome, the region CGGCCTGGTAGTGCCCGCCCATGTGGTCGAGGCCCTGGGCGGCGGTGGTGAGGGTGGAGCGCATCTGCTCGGCGTAGGCCCGGGTGCGCTCGATGGCGGCGAGGGTCTGGCCGGCGGCGACGGCGGGCTCCTGGCCGTTGTCCATGCGGATGGCGTCGGCCTGGTCGAGGCGGTCCAGCTCGGCGTAGAGCTGGGTGAGTGCCTGGGGCAGGCCCTCGGCGAGGCGGAGCAGGCTGCTGGCCACGGCCGAGACGTCGCCGGGCCGGCTCTCGGCCCAACCCTTGCTGAAGGTGAGGTGGTTAAGGGTGCGGATGGCCTCAGCTGCGGCGATGGCCGCGTCGTGGGCGTTCTCGGCGGTGGTCTGCTGGTCAGTCATGGAGTTCATCTTCCCGGTCGGGACGGACAGTTCGGGATGGTTTGGGGGCAGCGGCCGGGGCGGGCCCGGCCGCTGCCGGGCGTCACTTCTGGCGAACGCGGGAGGTCTCAGCCCTCCAGGGCGGCGGGGTCGCCGGCGGTGACGCGCTCCCAGGCGGCGCGGAGTCGGGCGGCGCTGGCGATGTAGCGGCCGTCGCGGAACCTGGTCTCCATGTCGCGGTAGGAGAGGGGCGGGTCGGTCTCGGTGCGGATCATGTGGACCACCGCGTCCAGCTCCACATCGGTCAGCCGGACGCCCGGCTGCGGGACGGATCCCGGCACGGTCTCGTCGTCCGTGTCGGTCGCCGTGTCGGCCGTGTCGGCGGGGGCGTCGGCGTCGTCCTGGTCCGTGTCGAACGCGTCGAACGGGAGCTGTCCGGGGACCTCGGTCGGGGCGTGCTCGGCGGCCGGGGTCGGCTCCGGCTCGACGGCCGGGGGCATCTCGGCGGCATCCGGCACGGGGTGTGTCGGCTGCTGCGGGACGACCGGCGCGGTCTCCTCCGGCGCCGTGTCGATCACCGGCGCGGGCTCGGGGGCCGGCTGCTGTAGTGGGGCGGGCAGGGCCGGGAGCGGCGCGGCCGGGGCGACCGGCAGCGGCACCGTGTCGGGGGCCGTGTCGGCCGTGTCGGTGCGGCCGTAGAGGGTGTCGAGCGCGGCAACGGCGGCGGTGGTGGTGCGGTGGGCGTAGGCGGCGGACAGGGCGGTGCCGAGCGCCGGGTCGTCGCGGCCCAGGCGCTTGGCGAGGCGCCACGCGGCCTTCTCCGAGCGCTGGCGGGTGCTGGTGGAGGGGTGGTGCTGGGCGCGGGCCTGGTGGAACTCGATCAGCCTCAGCGTCTCGCCGGTCCGGCGTGCGGCCTCGGCGTCTGTGCCGGTGCGGTGGACGACGATCGAGCGAGCCAGGTACCCGGCGAGTTCGGCGGCGGCGGTCATGGCCAGGGGGGTGATGGCGTAGACGGCGGCGTGCCGGCCGTCCTCGGCGACCACCAGCCCGGCGGCAGAGCCGACCGTGGGGATCAGCCACAGACCGACACGGAACGCTGTCGGGTAGGGGCGGCTGATCAGGGTGAGGCCGATCAGGGTGAGGCCGAGGACGGCGGTCGCGCCCTCCCCTGCGGCGACCAGTCCGAGGGCCGTGCCGCTGTCGTGGAACGCCGCCTGCATGTTGCGGTAGGTGCCGTAGGCGCCGGCGGCGCCGACGATCGCCATGACGGCGAAGATCGTGCCGAGCAGGAACACGGCCCACCCGCTAAGGCGGGACGTGTCGGTTCGGTCAGCGTTCGACACGGCCGTGTCGGTGTGGCCGTGTCGGTCTGCGGGCGCCGACACGGTGTGCCGAACGGCCGTGCCGGTCGGCGGGTCATACTCAGTGATGTGGGACACGGGTACCTCCGTGGATCACGGGGCCGTTCCCGGGTGATAGCCGGGACGGCCCACTGCTGTGTTCGGGGACGGTAGTGCGGGGGTGTGCTACTTCGAGACGACGTAGCCGACGCCGGGCGCGCGGACGTCCTCGAAGAACTCGATCGGCCCTGTCTCGTCGTGCCACAGGGTGTGTTCGACCAGGACCGCGACGCTGACCGAGCGCGGCGCGTCGATGCCGAGGGCAGCCAAGTCCTCCGGGGTGGCCTGCCGGGCGTCCAGGCGGGTCGGGGAGGAGTGGATCTCCTGGCCGGTCCGCTCCTTGTAGGTGATGTGCCACCAGGGCGTCAGTCGGCTCTTGGTGGTGAGCACCTCCGGCACGACGTCGTAGGCCCGAAGGTGAATCCATGAGGTGGCGTACACCTGGCGCTCGCCGTCCGCGCCGCAGAAGACGCGCCGGCGGATGACGACCTCCTCCCCCGGCTCGATGTCGAGCTGGTGGCAGACCAGCGGGTCCGTGACGGGGGCCCGCTCGGCGCTGTGGTCGACCGAGGACTCGCCGGGACTGTAGTTCCGGCCGGTGCGGGTGAGCATCTCGGCGCGCTGGGCGCCGGTCACGGCCACGTGCTGGCGGGCTGCGACGGTGCGGTGGCTCCCGACCACCTCGGTCAGACCCTCGGTGTCGAGCGCCTGGAGGCCCCTCGACGCCGTCTTCGTGGTGGTGCCGAGGGCATCGGCGGCGGCCCGGACGGTCGGCATCAGGTCGCCCGGCGCGAGTTCCCCATCAGTGATCAGCCGCCTGTAGTGGGCGGCCACTTCGGCGTACGTGGTCGGCATGTCTACTCCTCGGGTCTTGCGGGGCGTGCTACCGCTGTGCTACCTATTGGTAGCACACAGGGGATACAAAGTCACCTGTTCGGTACCACAGAGCCCCGCCCGATCACCTCTCACAGATCGCGGGCGGGGTCTGACCGACCCGAGGAGGACCAGTCATGTCCAGGATCTCACCGCCCCCGCCCATCCCCCCGATTACCCCCAAGGACATCGCCCGTGCCGCCGGTGCCGCCGGCCGTCTGCTGGGCGGTCTGCTCGGCAAGAAGGGCGGCTCCAAGTGAGCACCTCCCTCACCCTCGCCGGCCTTGGCCGGGTCCGTGCGACCGGCACCGGCGAGTACCGCGTCGTCGAGCCCGTGACCGTCACCGCCGTCCGCGAGCTGATCGGCATGAAGTGGTGCAACTCGGTCCGCGTCTCCGACGGCTCCGGCGGCCTCGCCCAGTTCACCGCCGAGTGCGTGATCAACGGCCGCAAGGTCGTCGTCACCGGCCGCGTCCTCGGGGGGCGCTGATGTTCGGCCGCTCCCGCTCCGAGTCGAAGCCCGCCTCCCGTACCGAGACGCCCGACCACACGGCCGCCGACGGCCGGGTCTGGTCCGGCTCCGACTACGACGAGGCCCGCGCCAACGGCCGCCCGGTCTACGCCCCGCGCACCACGACCAGCCGCTCCTGGCTCGGCCGCCGCCCCTCCTGACCCCGCCGGGCCCGGCCTTCACCGGCCGGGCCCGCTTCCCCGAAGGGAACGCCAGTGATCTACCTGTTCTCGATCCTGCTGTGCGGGGCCGACGCCGCCCTCGCCTGGTGGGGCATCCGTGAGCTGATCCGCCGTGGGTGGGGCCAGTGACCACCACGACCCCGCCCCAGGACGCCGACCACAACCCCACCCCCGCCTGGTGGCAGGACATGGTTGCCGACGCCCTGCCGACCGTCCCCGCCCCGGCCGCCGGCAAGGACGGCGACCTGGTCGAGCTGGACGACGACCTGGCCGTGCTGCTGGAGACGATCCCGACCGTGTCGGTCCCCGCTGCCCCGGCCGTGCCGCCGATGCCGACCGTGCCGCCCGTGGTACCGACGCAGGCCGCTGACGCGGACGACACGGTGTACGTGGAACCTGTGTCGGCGCCCGTGTCGACCGACACGGTCGACGTCGAGCCCGTGTCGGTCGACGCGGAGCCCCCGGCGAAGAAGCCGAAGAAGGCGAAGGCAGCCTCCGCCCCGGCCGCCGAGCCGGAGCCGGAGGAGGAGGCCGCCGAGGACGTCCACCCGTGGTGGAGCGTCCAGCAGCGCCGGGCGCTCGCCGATCGCGCGGCCTACCAGATCGCTGGCGGATACGCGGCGCGCGCAGCCGCCCAGGTCGCCCCGGTCTTCGACCTGCCCGAGCCCGACCCGAACGCGGTCACCGAGAAGAAGCTCAGCGCCAAGAAGCGCGCCAAGCTCCGCGAGGCCGCCGGCGTCGACCGCGCCAAGCGCTTCCGGAAGTGGTGCACCCTCACCGTCCTGTCCGCCTGCCTCGGCTCCGAGGTCCACCTCCCCCAGGGCATCGCGGGCGCCATGTCCGGCATCACCGCCAGCGGCGGCCTGTGGGCGCAGGCGGGCGCCGCCGGCTTCTTCATCGGCACCACCTGGGCCGCCGACTGGTACCTGCGCGGCGGCACCCGCGAGCAGGGCGCGACGCCCGTCTCCCTGGTGCGGCGCGGTCGCCTGCCCGTGCTGGTCGTCGTCCGCGCCCCGTTCGCCTCCGCGCTGGTCGCGGGCCTCGGCGCCGACGGCCTGCTCGCCGCCACCACCAACGCCGTGAACCACCTCTTCAGCTGATCACCGCACACCACCCCAAACCATCCAAAAGCACCACATCTCAAGGGAGTTCCACCATGGACGGGATCATCGCTCTCGGGTCCGGCGGCGCTGCGGTCGTCACCTCGTTCACGCTCTTCGTCGGCGTGCGCGGCAAGAACAAGATCAAGATCGAGAAGGACCACGTCCCGTACTGGGCGTACGGGATCGGGCTGCTGAGCGCGGGCGCCGGCGCCGCGTTCTCCAACCTCGGCACCATCGGCGCGCAGTTCAACACGGCGTTCTCCCAGGCGGGCGGCCTGGGCGAGTGGAAGGCCGGCGCCACGGCGGCGGTGCTGACCGTGTGCGTGTTCGGTCTCAAGCCGCGGCCG harbors:
- a CDS encoding GntR family transcriptional regulator; this translates as MPTTYAEVAAHYRRLITDGELAPGDLMPTVRAAADALGTTTKTASRGLQALDTEGLTEVVGSHRTVAARQHVAVTGAQRAEMLTRTGRNYSPGESSVDHSAERAPVTDPLVCHQLDIEPGEEVVIRRRVFCGADGERQVYATSWIHLRAYDVVPEVLTTKSRLTPWWHITYKERTGQEIHSSPTRLDARQATPEDLAALGIDAPRSVSVAVLVEHTLWHDETGPIEFFEDVRAPGVGYVVSK